From Candidatus Nomurabacteria bacterium, one genomic window encodes:
- a CDS encoding endolytic transglycosylase MltG, whose translation MSKPVSFFVGIIAVGLLGVFFAITSAPAGFPVNKQITITEGATSSQIADLLQTEKVIKSAALFRFLLRVGGGERGVQAGDYWFGEPLFSWRVIGRLVRGQFVLQPVKLTILEGSSVAQIEKAIFDKLPALLGSKVGNLGEIFPDTYFVPPQISFDKLMEMARRNFMRQTASLRAKTLLTGRTWNDIVVMASIIEEEASDESDRRMIAGVLWKRLDIGMPLQVDVAPETYKRVGLPDQAIVNPGLDAIDAAVHPTESEFWYYLADETGKTHYAATFDEHKENKIKYLK comes from the coding sequence ATGTCAAAGCCGGTGTCGTTTTTTGTGGGGATTATTGCTGTCGGACTGCTCGGCGTTTTTTTTGCTATCACTTCTGCGCCGGCTGGCTTCCCGGTCAATAAACAGATTACAATCACTGAAGGTGCTACATCTAGCCAGATTGCGGACTTATTACAAACAGAAAAAGTTATTAAATCGGCAGCACTCTTCCGTTTCCTGCTTCGTGTTGGCGGGGGAGAGAGAGGGGTCCAGGCGGGCGATTATTGGTTTGGGGAGCCACTATTTTCTTGGCGGGTAATTGGTCGTCTTGTGCGCGGTCAGTTTGTTCTTCAGCCCGTGAAGTTAACGATTCTTGAAGGTTCTAGTGTTGCCCAGATTGAGAAGGCTATTTTTGATAAACTCCCTGCTCTCTTGGGAAGTAAGGTTGGAAATTTGGGAGAAATTTTTCCAGATACTTATTTTGTTCCACCCCAGATCAGCTTTGACAAACTAATGGAGATGGCTAGGCGCAATTTTATGAGACAGACGGCTTCACTTCGAGCGAAAACTTTATTGACCGGACGCACTTGGAACGACATTGTGGTTATGGCGTCAATCATCGAGGAGGAAGCCAGTGATGAATCAGATCGCCGGATGATTGCTGGAGTCTTGTGGAAAAGGTTAGATATTGGAATGCCGTTGCAAGTTGATGTGGCGCCCGAAACCTATAAGAGAGTTGGCTTACCAGACCAGGCGATTGTGAATCCAGGATTAGACGCAATTGATGCGGCCGTTCATCCAACAGAGTCTGAGTTCTGGTATTATCTGGCTGATGAGACAGGTAAGACTCATTACGCCGCGACCTTTGACGAGCACAAGGAAAATAAGATAAAGTATTTAAAATAA